A region of the Apium graveolens cultivar Ventura chromosome 6, ASM990537v1, whole genome shotgun sequence genome:
TGATACTTGCAATGCAAGAATGTTGGAGATATCTTCTCTTATGTTTCTAATTACCATGACAAAGATTGCAAATTTCCCTCAGTACCAAATATAAAACCAAAATCATGGACTCTTTGTTTCGATGTAACACAACTACGTAACTTGAAGTTCCTTGGATCGTAACCTGAAGGCCCTTGGGAAGAAAAAAACACAACTATTTCCCTGTTTACTTAATTACTTTCAATTATCGAAAATTTCTCAAAACATATAAACTGTATTGGCAAATTCTCGAGCTAACATCGAACGATGATCACAAAATTGACATTACTACCTTCATACTGATCATCATACAAGGTAAATTATACACGAACTCGATTTATTGTTGTCATCTAAGTGGTATCAAAATCATTGCATGTAAAAAATTGAACGTTTACTCATAAGTGAATTGAATTATACATCTCTGGGAGTCTGGTGAAAGCTAAATTTCTGCAAACTTTGTTCAATGGCCTGTAGAAAGATGGACGAGACTCGTGGAGATGTTACCTTTTAGTTCCCTGTCTTTTGTTTTTCTAGTTCTGCTTCTGCGTCTTTCAGCTGCTGCGCTAGTGTTGATACTCTCTCTTCCAGCTCTTCCACAGTGCCTCTGGTAACGCCAGCTTTGTATGGCGTTAAAAAATTGTGAGAGAAGTTCTTCAGAGCTTCAACCCCACAAACCTACGCGTACACTCTTCTATTAACTTGATAATCAAGAATGAATTTTAAagattttttttctaaataatcaaaAATCCGCAGCATAAGAGAGATGATTACAAAGGAGAGTAACATTGATGTTGAGTGTATAGTTTACCTCTTCTGGCAGCAAAGGCAACTTAGTGATATGGAAGTCATCATATAACATGTAGAACTGATCGAGATACTTTTGTTGCATCTTCATTCTAGCATTTAGCAACTTCGATTCAACAACTAGGATTATAAGAGAGTCGTAAAAGTAGTTAGCTATCAATCCAGGCAACCACAAATTGATtaaaaacaaagaaaagaaaaaatgtCTACACATTTCACTGAGGCATACCTTCGTCGTCAAAAAGTACTTGATTGATGATAATATTATGCGTATCAATCTCAAATTTACTGAGTTCCTGCACCAGTCTTTCTGTTTCATATAGGGAGAGGAACTCTGGAATGCATATACAGATAAATGTTGTCAAGTCCTGTCACCAAGATAAGATGGCTTTAGCTTGACAGACTTGAACAATTACCCAAAAAACAGACAAACAAAGATAACGGGAAAAAAATTATAACTGAAAAACAATTATTGAGCCATGTGATTAAAACAATTTCCGTAAAGTCTCTCCCAAGAAGAACAATCCACATTCAAACTTAAAATTAAAgagctgtggagattttttaAGTGCTCGAGAGATTGCAAGAAGGCTTATGGTATAACAGAAATTTAGTTGGGCCTTTGTAGCGAGTGTCAACTTGAGGCCTAAATCAAGTTTTAGAAAGCTTTCAGGATTTTAGTAGCAGGAGTTCTTAGCTGCAATTCAATTACTTTAGTACCAAAATATTGAGCAAATAGAACGCAAAATATAGGTGCAGGTATTTATCTGGTCATAGGCTGTGATCTATATATTGGCATGTCTGGATGCACATTAAATTCCCATAGGAGGTGCAGATCAAGTGTCCCTTGCTTGATCTGATTTCACTGAGCCAGTTGATCGTGTTTCTTACAGTATTTGGGTTTTCCATTGACAATAACTTAGGTATAATTTTCTTCTAGTTCAGTTATAAAGTCAGTATATAAATTGATCAGTTATCACACTAGAAGCAAGGTCCACATAAATTTTCTATCTTGCGCTTTGTGGTTCTGGGACTTATGTTCGACATATCAGATGGCAGAAGCCGTCTTTTTCTCAGTACTGAATACTTTCATGTAAAAATAAGGTAAAAATAGATGAAGTTGAACAATATGTATATCAGGAATATAAAAAGATCATACCGGATCCTTAAATTGTTTGTTCACTTGTTCAATTACGTCTTTCATGCCCTCAATCCTCCCTAGGATTGCATCCTCACCGAATTCATCACCAACGCCAAAGAGACGAGTCATCTGCCATATAATGTTTAGCAGAGAGTGAGATATTATACATATAAGAAAAAATAACTAGCAAAATGCACTAGGATGAAATAGTTTGTATAAGAACACGAGCCCATATATATTACAGGCGTTATGAGAAGTAACAGGTAACTAATCTGAAAGATACACAAAACTCTTTCAATGTTAAGACTTAAGAACTTACCTGACCCAACATTCCACCAAATTTACTCTTCAAGCTCATCAACTGCCCAAGACCTTTTTCCAATGTTGAAGGAAATTGCAATAGCCGGAGTGTATGGCCAGTGGGAGCTGTATCGAATACTATAATAGAG
Encoded here:
- the LOC141668483 gene encoding ATPase GET3A-like, with amino-acid sequence MASGENVPTESVQNVLDQESLKWVFVGGKGGVGKTTCSSIISILLSKVRSSVLIISTDPAHNLSDAFQQRFTKTPNLVNGFTNLYAMEVDPTVEHEDEVYTDGMDGFISDLSNAIPGIDEAMSFGEMLKLVQTMDYSIIVFDTAPTGHTLRLLQFPSTLEKGLGQLMSLKSKFGGMLGQMTRLFGVGDEFGEDAILGRIEGMKDVIEQVNKQFKDPDLTTFICICIPEFLSLYETERLVQELSKFEIDTHNIIINQVLFDDEVVESKLLNARMKMQQKYLDQFYMLYDDFHITKLPLLPEEVCGVEALKNFSHNFLTPYKAGVTRGTVEELEERVSTLAQQLKDAEAELEKQKTGN